GTTAAACCTTTTAAGGATTTTATGCTTAAAAATACTAGAGAAAAAGACTTGGCACTTTTTTATAGAATTAGAAATTTAGAAAATCCTAAAACTATAGATGATGTTCCATTAACAGTATTAGTCCCCGCCTTTATGATAAGCGAGCTTAAAACTGCTTTTGAAATAGGCTTTTTACTTTTTTTACCATTTTTGGTTATTGATATGGTTGTAAGCTCTGTATTGATGTCTATGGGTATGATGATGCTTCCACCTGTGATGATTTCTATGCCTTTTAAACTACTTATTTTTGTTTTGGTTGATGGATGGAATTTACTCATTCAAAATTTAGTTAAAAGCTTTTTAACTTAGAAAAAATAATATGTTTATTTTTACCCCTTTATTTAGTATTTTTTGCTTACTTTTTGGCGGATATTTTGCAAAAAAAGTCAATATCTTAAAACAAAAACAAGCGCGTGCTTTTTTGGATTTTGCCATTGTATTTGCTTTGCCATGCTTAATTTTTGAGCGTGCTTATCATTTAAATTTTGATTTTTCTTTGATTGTTATTATTTTACTTGCTCTTTTTTGCTCTCTTTTATCTGCCCTTTTTTGCACGCTTTTGGCTCTTTTTTTTCGATTTAGTAAAAGCACTTTAGTTAGCATTTTTTTACTTTCTAGTTTTGGCAATACTTTATTTGTTGGTATACCTATTATTAGTGGAATTTATCAAGATTCTCATTTTTTGGGTGAAATTATACTTTATGATGCCCTTGCAACTTCTTTACCTGTGGCTTTATTAGCCCCTTTTATCATCTCATTAGCTAGTGAGCAAAAAAGCAATTTTTTACAAAACCTTAAAAAAGTTTTTACCTTCCCTCCTTTTGTGGCTTTGATTTTAGGAATTTGTTTTAAACCAATCGCACTTGCTGAATTTATTTTTGAACCTTTGCGTATGCTTGGATCTAGTGCTACTCCTATAGCACTTTTTGCCATAGGTTTAAATTTAGGTTTTTTAAGTATTAAAACTTCTTATAAAGCTACTTTTATAGTTCTTTTTAGCAAAATGATACTTGCTCCTTTTATGTTTTTAATGTTTTTAAAACTTTTAAATTTCGAGCTTAATGCAAGTGCTATCATAGCCTTACTTGAATCAGCTATGCCTACTATGACTATGGTTGCAGCTATGATTATGAAAGCCAAACTTGATACTAATCTAGCAGTAAGTGCAGTAGCTTTTGGGATAGTTTTTGCATTTATTTCTTTACCTATTTGGGTGTATTTTTTAATCTAGGTTTATAATGTTTGCAATTTTTGGAAAATATATTTATACTAACAAAGCTTACACCTTAAAAGCTTATAATCAAAAACAAAGCAAAAAAATCTTTAAATTTATAGAAAAAAATAAAGCAAAGTATTATTTTTTAGGCTATATCCAATATGAATTTTATAAATATCTAGAAGATAAAAACTATGAAAGTAAAGAGCCTTTTTTGTATTTTTATGCTTTTAAAACAAGGCAGATTTTTAAAAATTCAAAGTCAAATTCAGACTTTTGTCCTTTGTTTGTATCGAATTTAAATCAAGAAAAATATTTTGGAAGTTTTTACAAAGTAAAAGAAGCTATTGCAAAGGGTCAAAGCTATCAAACAAACCTTACACAAAAAATAATACTAAAATCAAATCTTAATTTATATGAAAGTTTTTTAAGTCTTTATCCTAAGCAAAACACCCCTTATAAAGCCTATATAAAGAATGAATTTTTAGAACTTGCATCTTTTTCACCTGAGCTTTTTTTTAAAATAAAAAATAAAAAAATCACCACAAAACCCATGAAAGGCACAATCAAACGCTCAAAAGACATAAAAGAAGATGAGAATTTAAAAAATTTTTTAAAACAAGATGAAAAAACTATTAGTGAAAATGTAATGATAGTGGATTTATTACGCAATGATTTATCTAAAATCATCAAGAAAAATTCTTTAAAATGCACGCTTTTTAAGGTTAAAACCTACCCTACTTTACACCAACTTATTTCAAAAATAAGCGGTAAATTAAAAAAAGATTTAGGGTATTTTGAAATTTTTAAAGCCCTATTTCCATGTGGTTCGATTACAGGTGCACCAAAATTAGAGACAATCAAGCTCATACAAAATTTAGAACAAGAAAATCGCAGTATATATTGTGGTGCCATAGGATTAATCCATAAAAAAAGAGCAAAATTTAGCGTAGCCATACGCACTTTAGAAAAAAAATCTGACAATGAAATTTTACATTATGGCGTAGGTAGCGGGCTTGTGTGGGATTCAAAAAAAGAAGATGAATTTGAAGAATTAAAACTAAAGGCTGAATTTTTAAATCCTAATTTTTATTTATTTGAAACAATGTATTATGAGGATTGCTTTATTTTATTTTTCAAAGAGCATTTACAAAGAATTTTAAACTCAGCTTCATTTTTTGGCTTTAATGGGGAAAAATTAAAAAAAGAATTTGAAAATATACTGCTAAGAAAAGATAAAAAAATGCATTTTACATCTTTAGAAAAATTCAACAATTTTGTCTATAAAAATAAACATTATTTTAGCAAAAGCACTTTTTTACAAAAAGGTAAAAAAGCTGTAAAATTAAAACTTTTTAAAGATGGTTTTTATGAATTTGATTTTTTTGATATAAAAGAAAATTCAAGCGATAAATTGCTTCTTAGTAATGAGCTTGTTAAAATAAATTTTTTAAATCATCACAAAACTTCCTTGCGTAGTTTATATGATGTAAATTCAAAATTATGGAAAAAAAATACTTGCTATGATATAGCTTTTTTTGATGAAAAAGGCATGCTTTGCGAGGGTTCAAGAACTAATATCATTGTAAAAATTGCTAATACTTATTTTACTCCTTATGCTAAAAATTGTCTAAATGGTATCTACAAACAAGAGCTTTTAAAATATGCACTTATTAAAGAAAAAGATATTAGCAAAGAAGAAATTTTAAATGCTAAAGAAATTTATGCTATAAATTCTTTAAGGGGTTTAAAAAGGGTTAAAATTTAACTTTTTTATATAATGACGATATTTATCCAAAGGAGAAAAAATGCAAATTAATCAACAAATGTTTTTAAATCAGTCTTTAGAAAACACTT
The genomic region above belongs to Campylobacter peloridis LMG 23910 and contains:
- a CDS encoding AEC family transporter → MFIFTPLFSIFCLLFGGYFAKKVNILKQKQARAFLDFAIVFALPCLIFERAYHLNFDFSLIVIILLALFCSLLSALFCTLLALFFRFSKSTLVSIFLLSSFGNTLFVGIPIISGIYQDSHFLGEIILYDALATSLPVALLAPFIISLASEQKSNFLQNLKKVFTFPPFVALILGICFKPIALAEFIFEPLRMLGSSATPIALFAIGLNLGFLSIKTSYKATFIVLFSKMILAPFMFLMFLKLLNFELNASAIIALLESAMPTMTMVAAMIMKAKLDTNLAVSAVAFGIVFAFISLPIWVYFLI
- a CDS encoding aminodeoxychorismate synthase, component I (aminotransferase-4 domain-containing); the encoded protein is MFAIFGKYIYTNKAYTLKAYNQKQSKKIFKFIEKNKAKYYFLGYIQYEFYKYLEDKNYESKEPFLYFYAFKTRQIFKNSKSNSDFCPLFVSNLNQEKYFGSFYKVKEAIAKGQSYQTNLTQKIILKSNLNLYESFLSLYPKQNTPYKAYIKNEFLELASFSPELFFKIKNKKITTKPMKGTIKRSKDIKEDENLKNFLKQDEKTISENVMIVDLLRNDLSKIIKKNSLKCTLFKVKTYPTLHQLISKISGKLKKDLGYFEIFKALFPCGSITGAPKLETIKLIQNLEQENRSIYCGAIGLIHKKRAKFSVAIRTLEKKSDNEILHYGVGSGLVWDSKKEDEFEELKLKAEFLNPNFYLFETMYYEDCFILFFKEHLQRILNSASFFGFNGEKLKKEFENILLRKDKKMHFTSLEKFNNFVYKNKHYFSKSTFLQKGKKAVKLKLFKDGFYEFDFFDIKENSSDKLLLSNELVKINFLNHHKTSLRSLYDVNSKLWKKNTCYDIAFFDEKGMLCEGSRTNIIVKIANTYFTPYAKNCLNGIYKQELLKYALIKEKDISKEEILNAKEIYAINSLRGLKRVKI